In Lolium perenne isolate Kyuss_39 chromosome 5, Kyuss_2.0, whole genome shotgun sequence, the sequence cctggctttatatatcagtcaagctagggtttacaagagtcctagtaggattcgtgttggagtcttctttccttgtagtccaagttgaggcgcgtgcaggtccagctcatcgagtccttgtgctggtccagcttcatagtttgcatcgggtatggcaatgttgagtacccgaagggttatgcccacatcaCCCGTGGGACGAGGTGCAGGGGCGCGGGGGCCTGGGCACCACGGGAGAAGCCGGCGACGAAGGCAGTGTGGGCCGCCCGAGCccgaaggtgcttgaggcggcgcTCCTCGAGGCGTAGGTAGGCCACAGCCTGCTCGAAGGTGGGCGTGGTGAGGAGCGTGAGGTTGGTGGCGGCGTTGCTGAGATCCTCGCCGAGACCCGCCGATAGGTGGAGAGCATGGTCTTGTCATCGATCGGGAACTCCAAGTCACGGAGCTCGTCGGAGAggatcttcagcttgagggcgtAGTCATCGAGAGACAGGTCGTTCTGGTGGGTGCCAAAGAACTCCTGCTGGAGGAAGGTGACCCGCTGGATTTTGTTGTCGGTGAAGAGGCTGGGGATCTTGGCCCAGACCGTGTGGGCAGAGTCGCCGTCGCGGACGACGGTGCGGAAGATGTCGTTGGAGTCGGTCTGGTAGAAccagcggatgatggtggcgtcgatggcgAGCCACTCGGGGTCGTGCGGCATGGAGAGGAGGTCGATGGTGCCGTCGACGTGATCGAGGAGATCATACTCGCGGAAGAGTAGCCCGAAGTACGTCTTCACAGGAAGAACTTGGCAGCGGTGGTGGGGAGCTTCACCGGCACGCGCTCGGCGATGGGGATGTCGCGGATGACGGTGATGGAGGGGCCGGCGAAGGGGTTGCTGCTGCCAGAGCGGGAGGAGTTGAAGGGGTCGGAGCCGGAGGAGGAGAAACCGGCCATGGcggaagcggtggtggtggtggtgaaggcCGGCGGCGCCCTAGATGAGAAGggcagcggctagggttgggggagGTGTAGGCTGGCGGCGCCCTAGAGAGgagggggcggcggctagggttggtggaggtggtggccggCGGCGCCCTAGGGAGGAGGGGGTtgcggctagggttgggaggaggtggccggcggcgccccaaggggagaggagggcggcggctaggtcaggACCCGAAGagtctctgataccatgtagaagggtTATTGGAGATTGCACGGCACCAATAGGGCCGGCTGCTCATGTATATATAGGTGGACACATGTAtaattacaggtacaaccctgagaaaacacggggacctatacctatacaatatgttactcaacaaCCAGGCTGCACACAAACTTTCAGAAAAGCTCCGTTGTTCCTATTAAATGTTCTCAGTTGTGCCTTGATGACTTCCTTCAGGGCATCCCGGCGTCCCGCACCTCCTTCCCGTGGCGTTACCTAGTGCTTCCGCTCTCGGTTAGGTGCCTTAAGAGCACCTCAAGCCCTCCCCCTGAGAAGGTCCCTAGCATgcttttttttcatccggacggcgttaAACTGCCCAGTCACGTCCCCAGATTCTCGTTTTTGGCCCTGACTCGTGCTTATTACCATCCGGACTGCCCACGGCAACCCCAGGTTTCCGGGGTCTCCCCGGCActccggatggacgaaaacgaGTTGACTGGCCGGCTCGTCAGAGGCTAGTAGCAAAATAATTGCCGGCCCCCACCCACCTTCTCTCTCCCACCGTTTCTATCTCCCCGACGCAACCAACTTGACCACGACAGGGGCGCGCTACCACTTTGGCCACAGGCCACGCCAACCCCGCCGaccttccggcacgccgccgctccgcctccgtcCACGCCATCAGCGTCGGCGGTGGACGCCCAGTCCCCACACGTATGCACCCCTTGCAAGGTGTCGAAGCCAGTCATCCGAACCGAAAGCCACGCAGCAAGCCACCGCGCCCCCAGCCGCCGCACGCTCGGTCGACGCCGCTCTCCTCGGTCTCGCTCACCATCGCGCAGTCCGGCGACGATGGCCCACGCATCGTGGACTAGGTAGGGCGGGAGGACTGGCGAGCGCGCATCCACATACCCACGTCCTGAGCGAGGCGAGACCGTGGCGCCCTCGAGCCCGCGGGGGCGCTGTAGGTCGAGGCGGACACGGGCGAGGCGTGGCTGGGCAAGGTCGAGCCTGGCCGGCGGAGGCGAGGCGCAAGAAGTCGAGGCGGAGCGAGACCGGCGCGGGCAAGGTGGTGGCTGGCATGGTCAAAGGTCGAACCTGTTCTGAGCAACTCGGCGTGGGGTGCACATGGTTGGATGTTTGTTGCCCCCTAGGACAAAAATTGATCCAATCCGGAACTAATTTTGTTCGGAATTCCCCTAGGGAGCCTCCAACGGCTGGATGTGCTCTAAGAGGGTCGATTTCCAGCATCTTGAGGTCAAGTGTGCGGGGAAAATGCCTACCTGGAACGGGAAATATGTCACCGTGGCAGGCCGCACCGCTTTGGTCAAATCAGTAATTGCCTCCCTAGTCCCAAGCCATCTAATACCTCACTCCTCTCACCATCCCTCGGACACCCTCAATTTCATCAAGAAGCTTGAGCATGCTTTTCTTTGGTCCGCTAAGGATACGACCACGGGAACTAAATGCAAAGTAAATTGGAAAACGGTTTGCCGCCAGAAGAAGCTTGTGGGACCTGGGGTTCTCAACTTGGATAAATTTTCCAGGGCATTGAGCCTCCGCTGTCCATGGTTAGAGTGGAAAGGCCCCTCTAATATTTGGGTGGGATCTGGGAACCCTTGCACCCACGAGGATATGGAGATTTTCTACGCTGCCACAATAATAACTCTTGGGACAATAATAACTCTTGGGAATGGGCGGAAGACTCCTTTTTGGATCGCGCCTCGGCTTGAGGGAAGGAAACCTATTGAGGTGGCGTCCCTCATTTTGATGGATTTGCCATACCAGTTCTAGAGTGCTTTAAGACTCCACATGGATATTTTCGACCCGCCAAATAAAAAATGGATATATGCATACACCCTATTCTACGTGTATAGGTGTAAAAACACATCCTCCATGGCCAGTCTTCCTCCGTCTATATCTCCTATGTTAACCCGATGACATTCATGCCTTTAATAGTATGTTTAtcagaaaatagaaaatataatTTTATTCAGTTAATGGCATGAATATACTGATACATTACATGCTCGGAACATCGTTCATCATAATTATTGAATTCTGTATGCTGAGAATCTCCGCCGCTCTCGCTATTTTAGCATATAAGGTGGTGGTGCGAGGTAGTGTTTACAACAACACGTAAGGAGATGATGACGACGACTAATCGGTTCACATGATATTGTTATAGGTGATTTATAGCCTCTTTGTATGCAGTCTTGCAAGCACGACTTGGAAGCACAGTGCGCTAAATTTCTGCACCACTTTTGAGGAACTACAATCAAGATATCACAGAAAAAACAATTTAGTAATATAGTTCAAAGAAGAAGAAAACAGATTTGTGAAATAGAAAACATTGATGCCTACGTGCTTGGCAGGACGGAAATGTTGGACACACGATAGCCATGAGCATGAAAGAAATAAAAGCCATATTGAGCAATTTTGGTTTGGTTTTGATGAGCTCCATGGGAAAATAGATGAGTTTTGCTCGTTGTATTGTTCTGCGTTTATATATATAGGCACGTTGCAGTATTAGATACATTAATATAAGGATATCAAGCGAGTTTTGCATAAAGGCTAAAGCTTTTATTTTGCAATGAAATTATATATCTCATCATTAATTCATTATGGCCTGGTGTTCAATATTGGTGATTACATGGAGCCATAATAAAATCTTTAGATATCAGTACTGCATTTATATATGTATATCTCCCaattaagactagtcacaatgcatagtatcatatagaagtattatgtgtatgatactactacatgttattatgtccacaatgcatggtatcatatgcTAGTATCATAATTTTTCTATATTAAttaatttgtagaatctcaatgcaaatatatgtacaagatttgtttggcattaaattttctagtactacgtgctatgatacggtatctacctatgatactactatcatctCTCTCATCTTTAATCACACTGCCACATCAGTTTTTTGCATGCATgtgatgcatgatactacctatgatactcctatTGTGGGTAGTCTAATATTAGGATATCCTGCTAGTTTTTCATAAACACCAGAGCTTTTATTTTGCAGTGAAATTATGTATCTCATTATTATGGCCCAGTGTACAATATTGCTGATTATACATAGAGTCGTAATAAAATCTCTAGATATTGGCAGTGCATTTATACATGTACGTTTCCCAATTAATATGAACATATCTTTCTACATAAACACCATATCATTTATATCATCAATGGCTCGGTGTGTAATACAGGTGATTGTATATAGAACCATAATAACATATTTATATGCATCTCTCCCAACAAATATTAGCATATCTTGCTAGTAGTTTTACACAAACCCCATAGCATCTGTTTTTCAAATAAATTATATATGTATTCCATCGTTATGGCACGGTGTTTAACATTGATGATGCTGGATAGAGCTACATTAAAATCTTGTAGATATCGGCACTACATTTATATCTCTATTCTAAATTAATGCTGACGTATTTTATTGGCTCTTGCATGTTTTTTCATGGGCTGGTGTCGTTTCGTACTCGGCAGTACCCTAGAGGAACTCATCGATGGGATGTCGTGCGTAGACATCGCCACGATGTACAACAGGACGGCTTCGGTAGcctccaccacctccacgtcaCCTGACCTCTCGTCCACGATATCATCCAGGCACCGGTGCTCACCCGTCAgcgtgtaagggcatctccagctggGCCACGCAAATGGACGTCCACGATATATGTGTCTGTACCCAAGCCCAGTGGTCCAACGCAACGACCGTGCAGCGACCACCCAaaggcaaacccggcccaaatataCGTCCCGTTTGCGTTTGCATCTGACCGGGCGGCAGGCTGGGCAGCAGGTCGGGTCGGCCGGCCGGTGGGCCGATCTGACTAGGTGGCAGGCCGGGCCGGCCGGCTGGGGCCCGGTCTTACCGGGCGGCGGGCCGGGCGGCAGGCCGGGTTGGCCGGCCGGGGGGCCGGTCGGACCAGGTGCTGGGCCGGGTCGGCTGGTGGAAGGTGCGTCGCCGTCGTGCGGCAAGATGTCGTTGCCGCTGGCCCGTGGCGCGACGCGGTAGACGGAGATGCCGCGTGCACGCATCTGGTCGGCGGGGTAGCGTGTAGACGGCCGCCGCACGCCCGCACGGGCGCGGGTGAGCATGGGCTCAGGAGCCGCAGCGACGGGTGGCGAGGCGGGCGATGAGGCAGACGACGAAGACGCGGCCGGAGGGGACGCTGCGGGCGATGGCGCCTCGGGCGTCGCGGGTGCGGGCGACGGGGCCCCGTGGGCGCCGCGGGCGACGGGGACACCGAGGGACCAGGCGGGGCCAGCGTAGAGGGGGCCGGCGCGGTCAGTCGTCGGCGCGCAGCCGCAAGAGGGCCAGCGGGCGCCGGGGGCGTCGTCGAAGGTGTTGCCATGAGTCCCTGCTGAAACGGAAAAACCAACTCGTCAAAGTATACGTGCCGGGAAGTGAGGACACGATGGGAGACCGGATCGTAACAACGGTAGCCCTTGGTGTTGGCGGGGTAGCCGAGAAACACACAAGGGAGAGAGCGCGGCGCAAGCTTATGCGCGGCGGTGGCAGCAGTGTTAGGATAACACCGGCAACCGAAGATGCGAAGGTCATCATAGGCGGGCGGCACACCGTAGAGGAGATGATGCGGTGTGTAGGACCAACGCACATGACACGGGCGGATGTTGACGAGGAGAGTCGCCGTGGCAAGGGCATCCGGCCAGAATCGTGGGGGCATGGAGGCGTGGAACAGAAGGGTGCGGACGCAGTCGTTGAGGGTACGAAGCATCCGTTCGGCATGGCCGTTCTATGAGGAAGTGTATGGACACGTGAGGCGGTAGACGACATCGTGGGTGGCGAGAAGTGAGCGAATGGTGATGTTGTCGAACTCCTTGCCGTTGTCAGTTTGTAAAGCGTGGATGGGGCGACCGAACTGAGTGGAGACATAGGCGAAGAAGGCGATGAGGGTGGCGGCAACATCTGATTTacgacaaagctcatgatcacataaagatcacaccatgggagagagagatgaaccacatagctaccggtagagcccttagcctcgggggagaactactccctcctcatcatgggagacagcaacggcgatgaagatggcggtggtgtcgatggagatgaccccgggggcaattccccgtcccggtggcgtgccggaacaaagacttctgtcccccgaaacggagtttcgcgatggcggcggcgcccctggagtctttctggagtttcgtcgattgatgtcgggtttttaggtcgcgagggattttataggcgaagaggcggcgcaaggggtgcctgggggcccacaccacacctgggcgtgcccccctcctaggccgcgccgccctgtggtctggaagcccagggcctcctctccgtctctccttcggtgttctggtccgtcccggtaaaataagatgtttggcttttgtttcgtcgaattctgagaatattgcccgaacagcctttctggaaccaaaaacagcagaaaacaggaactgacaccttgacatcttgttaataggttagttccggaaaatgcataaaatcattataaagtgtgagcaaaacgtgtaggtattgtcataaaactagcatggaacatcagaaattatagatacgttggagacgtatcagcatgtcGAAGTCCCAAAGTATAGGACCGAGTGTGGACATGAAGTCGACGCCGAGGATGAAATTGTAGCAGCCCAAGTCAATGCCGACGCAGTCGATGGAGAAGTGCTCTTCGCCTATGAGGATGGGAACCTGCGTGCCACACCCTGGCAGGCTAGGCGGTCCCCGTTGGCGACGGTGACGTTGAGAGTGTCGGCGCCCGAGGGATGTAAGGCGAGGCGACGCATGGCGGCCCCGGACAGGAAGTTATGCGTCGAGCCCGTGTCGACGAGCGCGGTGAGGCACTCCCCGTTGATAGTCACCGGGAGCAGCATGGTCTTCGGCGTCTTGATGCCTGCCAGCGCGTGGAGGGAGACGACTAAGGAGGTAGCGTCGACCGGCCCGTAGGTCGTGACACCGGCCTCGGAGAGCGTCGAAGCAGCGATCTCGGCGGTGAGGGCCTCCACTTCCCCATCGTCGACGGTTTCCGAGTAGAAGAGGCGGGCGCACACGTGGCCCGGCGCGTATATGTCGTCGCAATTGAAGCACAAGCCCTTGCGGCGCCGCTCGAGCTGCTCGGCCGACGTCAAGTGGCGGAAGGGGCGTGTCGGGGCAGTAGGCGCTCCGGGAGGAGCGGCCGGCAGGGTCGGGCGTGGCTGAGCGGGGACTGCCGGGGCCGGGGCGGCGCATGGTGGTGGTCGCGCGCCCCGTCCTTGGAACACCTGCTGCATGGCGAGGGCGCGCTGCTCGTAAGCGCGCGCATAGTACATGGCCGTCTGCAAGTCCGGTGGCTCACACATCTCCACGTCGACGCGGATGTGGTCTGGCAGGCCGCTGACGAATAGGTTGGCGCGTTGGCGAGCCGTGACGCCGGGCGCATGGCATGCCAATGTCTGGAAGTGGTCGGCGAAGTCCTGCACCGAGGAGGTGAAGGGGAGGCGGCCGAGCTCGGCCAGCCGGCTCCCGCGGATCGGTGGACCGAAACGGAGGAGGCAGAGGTCGTGGAAGCGCTCCCACGGAGGAATCCCGCCCGCGTCCTGCTCGGGGGCGTAGTACCACGTCTGTGCGGCTCCGCGGAGGTGGTAGGAGGCGATCCAGGTGCAGTCGGACGCCTGTGTCCGCTGGCCTCGGAAAAACTGGTCGCACTGGTTTAGCCAGTTTAGGGGGTCGACGGTGCCGTCGTATGTGGCGAACTCCAGTTTGGAGAAATGAGGCGGCTGTGCAGCGGGCGGCCCGGCGGTGTAGTGCTGCATCAGGGACCCCCGCGTAGGGGTTGGCGTAGCCGGTGAATCCCCCGAGGGAAGTCGTCGATGGTGACGCCGGCGGCTGCAGCACCGTGGGTTGGGTGGGCGCCGTGGTGAAGACGGGCGCGTCGAGCCACGCCGGGCGCTGCGACGACGAGGGTGGGAACCGAGTTTGAGTTATCGGCACCCCCTGCGGGTAGCCGGTGGAGGCCGGCGGTGGTGTCGGGAGGGTGGCAgcggtcgcgatggcggcggccgaTGGTTGCGGTGGTGGGGCGGTGGGGCCCTGGAGGTACGTCCGCAGGTTGGCGACCGCCATGGTGAGGTCGCGGACGGCTGCAGACAACTCCACCGGGGAGAGGACGGGAGGCGGCTCGGCGCCCGGCGGCACGTGCGCGGCGGCGTTGGAGGCCGGTGGCGTCTCAGAGGTGGCCGTAATGGTGGCGGCGGGTTGGCCCGAATAAATGATCGCAACCGAGGAATCTGATACCAAATTGGTAGAGACTCGGGGTCTACCAGGCCGGGGACGTAGGTTATAGGGATGGAAGTGCAAGGATCGCGGGGGATGAAGGCGCCAGCCTCCGTCGTGAGGGAGAGGGAGGGCGGCGCACAGAGgagaggtggcggctagggtttggaacGCCAACTGAGGAGTTGGCAATAATAGATTGATTATTGCTTATCCTTTCACGTAGCTATTACAGAGATATATATAGGCTAATGACCTAAAGATAAATGGGCTAAGCCTCTAATTTAGGCCCACTAATGGGCTTCCTCCTGCTATAAGATAAACCGGTCATAACATAAGTATTTGTGGATCAATTAGTACTTAGTAAGCATGCTCAAACATCATGCAAAATCTTAGCAATAACTATCCGTGGCGGATGATCACTCAATGCTATTCAGAACTGCGTGTTGAAATGCCTCATACCCGAAAAATCTCAAACATGCATCATTTGGAAGGACTACAGACTTAGTATTTCCAAAAGGTGACAAGTCTTAACATAAACAGCAAGGTCAGATCTTAATTAACATAGATTAGCAACGCTCAATACTGATCTTGCCATCTGGATTGATGGTAGGTTGCAACGCATTAACCAGTGCATAGACCCTTGGATCTTCTTCAAGACAACATATTTTGATCCTCTCAATGGAAGGATAGTTTCCTCTGCCTGACAATGTGGCCCTTGATGAAGACAAGGCAGATTCAGATTTCTTGCATATACTACATTCCTCCTGTAGTGTCAAAATTAGGGTAACATAATACTTAGAGGATTAGTTCAGGCATACAAATATTTTTCTTTACCTTCTTCATTAAATGATATTCCTATTTTTACATAATGCAGCAGAACCTCTCTAGGCAGGCAAATACAAATAATAGTCATGTCTAGGAGGAATGGGCATACCATTTTGAGCTTCACATTTAGTTCCTTCAGCTTGCTCGAGCCCTGGAGAATGCGAAGAAGTGGGTAGAAGTCGGCAACCATGCACCAATTCCCCAGCAGCAGGCTTGTGAGGTTATTGAACATTGGGCATGTTTGCATACCTCTCTCAAATGCGAGCTTCATTTTGAACAAAGAAAGTTGGATAGTTGATGATATGATGTTCTCGTCATAGCTTGTTACAATAATACAAACAAGCCAAGAAAATATATTCACCTAAACCTGTAATGGTACAGAAAATAAAAGGAACCCATTTGTACCTCGTGTAATGGTGCGTGCAACTCCAGTGTTGTGGCATGTGAAAGACCATGAAGTAGACGATGACCATACACCATTGTGTCGATAGGAAAATTTAAACTCTCGGAACTTAGAGAAGACAAATCCCTAGTTACTATAGCACCAAGACAGGTGGGGTCAAGGATAGAGAGATCGGTAAGGCTTCTAGCACAAATCAGGAGACCCTCGCCGTTAAAGCAGCGAATCATATGCAGAACCTTGAGTGACCTCGATGAGATCTCTTTCACGCGAATCAAACTGCATTCCTCCagctctaaatattcaaccacaGACCATTCATTGTTCAGCATCGCAAAGAATCGGTGACACAAAAACAGAGATTGGAGCCTGATTATTTTGAGGTGCTGAGAAGGAAACATTGATGTGCTATCCAAATAGGGAGAGTGGACCGATCCAGAAACCTGGAGGAGACGAACTTTGTGCTTGATGGCATGACGAACCCATGCAAAATTATTCCAACTACTGCCATGAGTGACAAAGATTCGTGCCTCATCCAAGCAAACAGCGTCATCACGCAAGAGCAGCAAGTGGTCTCCAAACTCCTTCAGTTTTTCGTCATCCACACCCCTCGGCTTGTTTTCATCCTTGAAGTCCTGGTAATCAATATGGACGAATGGTGTAGAGGCCCAGAGACTGCGCCACCTGACTGAGAGAAGACTCGTGCGCACGACCTCTGGCATTGGTAAGAAGGACATCACATGGTGCAGCAGCTCATCAGGCAGGCTGCTGAGCCTGTCGACACCATTGCTGTTTTCTAGCGCACTCTTGGAAGCACTGTGAATGGAGGCTGGTGCCAACATTTCATCAAACATGCCAGCTGCATGAATCCAAGAAGGAAATGCATAATTAATCAAAATGACAGGGATATGGATATACTGCTTAAGTCTTAGAAACACAAAAGTAGATGAGACGGTTTCATACATAAGAGAGTTTCAACCGTGAAGCACTGTGCTGGGATACAACAAGCTTATGTAAAAGATAGTACATAATACAATTTAGGAAAGGAAAAAATACAAATGGAGCCCTGGGGAAAGAAATGTTGAAAGTGTAAGCTGTAAATCCCTGATGCGAAGGTGCACGGTTTTACGCTTTCTGGTCCGCGATATCTATAACCTGGGCCGGCTTTGAGAGGGCCGTTTGGGCCACCCCACGATGGACTCTGTAATAACCGCCACTGTCCAGCCAGCCCTTCTCGTCAGTCGGCATATTCTCCCCACCACGCCGGAGTGCGGCTGCTGCGCCGCCGTGAAATTCCAAGAATTACGCCGGCCGGCTGCTACTTATTACCGGTAAGCTGCATCCAACCTCAAACCGTTTAGTATCACATTCGGAATTCGGAGGGATTTCCGCCGGTTTATAAGGGTCTCCCCAGGTACTTGTGTCACCATATCTCTATACACTGTAGAGCGACTGTAGTGGGTCTAGGGTTACGCGGCCAGAGGAGGGAGCTACGCCCGGCGGGAGTTCCTTAAATTCCTTATACCCCTCTCCTTTACAAAAGTGACGATGAAACAATTATGAATCTTGGTAACTCTGAATACACAAACCTAGATTTGACATGTATTTTGCTGCCTTCTCATATTCTATATAGTTCTAGTTCTAATTCTATACGATGTACTCGTTGCTCCAAATAAATACATACACCCCCTTCAACCATTGTTTGAAAAAAATGATTGAATGCTAAGTTTAAGGGGGCATAAATGGCACACTTTTTAGCAATTGATTGAATCCTAAGTTCTGTGTTCACCAACGGCTGAAGATTTCCTGTAGCCATTTAGCTCAAGGGGACGTAAATGATGTATCGCCTCTGCATTGATTTCCTGCTTCTGATCTGTCCAAGCGATCTGGTTCGTAAATTGTGCTAGCATTTACGCCTGTATAAGACCAAATTCTTGTTCAAGATGGCAAATGGACAAGAGACATACGAACAAATAGGTGGTGATGACGATAATGAAGAAGAAGAGTATGTGTTGCTAGAGTTGgatgattgcttttattccaacgtCCAACCAAATTCTCCATATATACTCTCTGTAAGTTGGCCCTCCTATGTGTCTGCAGCTTACTAGTACTGATGGATATGAGGCTCTGTTGTAGATATAAGGACAAGATGATGTACCTCTGGATTTTCCTTACGCACTTTTGCTATCGCTTTATTATTGAAATAGCTTGCTTGAGATTTGACTATTCCAGAGATGTTTAAATGGCCCCAGAGTGTTTTTTATTATTTTACATGAAGATGAAGAAGTAGACTAGCCTACTTGTTAATTATTTAAAAGTTCTCCTGCAAATAGTATGCACTATGGCCTACTAGTAGAACACATGAAAGGAATATAAGATATGTTTATTCTGGTATTTTGACCAACTTCCCTTCAGTTCTTTTGGTTGTTATATGGTTAATTGATACAGTTGTCAAATACAAAATCATAGTCGGTGTGTGTATAGGCCTTTATGGTTCACTAAGAAATCTGTATTTCACCATGTAAAACATGGTAATTGTTCATCGCGTATTCTACTTATTGGCTTTTTGATGCCACACGATCTATGCATGGGAAGAAGTCAGTGTTAGATGATCAGTGATTGGCTCACATGCTCTATCACTATGTATGTGTACATCTCTAAGTTGTTTGTAATCATGTTTTTCAGGGTTTGGATACATTGACTCCTACCTTGATAGTTGGTGATGGCCTGAAGATGGTATGTCTTGTACATGTTATGTTGCTTTTAAAAATGCTTACTTGCCAGCTTAAGGGGCACTGTTCTATG encodes:
- the LOC127298736 gene encoding F-box/FBD/LRR-repeat protein At5g22660-like — its product is MLAPASIHSASKSALENSNGVDRLSSLPDELLHHVMSFLPMPEVVRTSLLSVRWRSLWASTPFVHIDYQDFKDENKPRGVDDEKLKEFGDHLLLLRDDAVCLDEARIFVTHGSSWNNFAWVRHAIKHKVRLLQVSGSVHSPYLDSTSMFPSQHLKIIRLQSLFLCHRFFAMLNNEWSVVEYLELEECSLIRVKEISSRSLKVLHMIRCFNGEGLLICARSLTDLSILDPTCLGAIVTRDLSSLSSESLNFPIDTMVYGHRLLHGLSHATTLELHAPLHELAFERGMQTCPMFNNLTSLLLGNWCMVADFYPLLRILQGSSKLKELNVKLKMEECSICKKSESALSSSRATLSGRGNYPSIERIKICCLEEDPRVYALVNALQPTINPDGKISIERC